One genomic segment of Tubulanus polymorphus chromosome 4, tnTubPoly1.2, whole genome shotgun sequence includes these proteins:
- the LOC141904788 gene encoding cyclin-dependent kinase 1-like, whose amino-acid sequence MEDYVKIEKIGEGTYGVVYKGRNRKTNRLVALKKIRLESEEEGVPSTAIREISILKELQHPNIVSLDDILMQDGKLFLVFEFLQMDLKKYIDTIPSDQLMDKMLVKSYLHQLLQGILFCHKRRILHRDLKPQNLLIDNKGVIKLADFGLGRAFGIPVRVYTHEVVTLWYRAPEVLLGSQRYSCPLDVWSIGCIFSEMATKKPLFHGDSEIDQLFRIFRTLSTPTEDIWKGVTSLQEYKSTFPNWKTNQLETAVTTKHLSAAGFDLLQLTLIYDPAQRISAQAALKHPYFMDLDKSSLPCPM is encoded by the exons ATGGAAGACTATgtcaaaattgaaaagattgGTGAAG GAACGTACGGTGTCGTTTACAAGggtcgaaacagaaaaaccAACCGATTGGTCGCACTGAAAAAGATTCGTTTAGAAAGTGAAGAGGAGGGCGTCCCATCGACTGCTATCAGAGAAATATCAATTCTCAAGGAATTACAACATCCGAACATAGTCAG TTTGGACGATATTCTCATGCAGGAtggaaaactgtttttggtgTTCGAATTCCTGCAAATGGACCTCAAGAAATACATAGATACGATTCCTTCTGATCAGTTAATGGACAAAATGCTCGTTAAG AGTTATTTACATCAGTTGCTTCAAGGAATCTTGTTCTGTCACAAACGCAGAATTCTTCATCGTGATTTGAAACCACAGAATCTTCTCATCGATAATAAAGGCGTTATTAAACTGGCTGATTTTGGACTCGGACGAGCGTTCGGTATACCTGTTCGTGTTTACACTCACGAG GTTGTTACGTTATGGTACCGAGCTCCGGAAGTTTTACTCGGCTCTCAGAGATATTCGTGCCCTCTCGATGTCTGGAGTATCGGATGCATATTCTCAGAAATGGCTACGAAAAAACCGCTGTTTCACGGTGACTCAGAAATCGACCAACTGTTCAGAATATTCAG AACTTTATCAACACCGACTGAGGACATATGGAAAGGCGTGACGTCCTTACAAGAGTATAAATCAACATTTCCCAACTGGAAAACAAATCAACTGGAAACTGCTGTTACTACTAAACACCTCAGTGCCGCTGGATTCGATTTACTTCAA TTGACGTTAATCTACGACCCAGCGCAGCGTATTTCAGCGCAAGCCGCTTTGAAACATCCGTATTTCATGGACTTGGATAAGAGCAGTCTCCCGTGCCCGATGTGA